Proteins from a single region of Peromyscus eremicus chromosome 9, PerEre_H2_v1, whole genome shotgun sequence:
- the Slc25a30 gene encoding kidney mitochondrial carrier protein 1 isoform X1, with protein MSALNWKPFVYGGLASITAECGTFPIDLTKTRLQIQGQTNDANFREIRYRGMLHALMRIGQEEGLRALYSGIAPAMLRQASYGTIKIGTYQSLKRLAVERPEDETLLINVVCGILSGVISSAIANPTDVLKIRMQAQNSAVQGGMIGNFINIYQQEGTRGLWKGVSLTAQRAAIVVGVELPVYDITKKHLILSGLMGDTVFTHFLSSFTCGLVGALASNPVDVVRTRMMNQRVLRDGGCSGYKGTLDCLLQTWKNEGFFALYKGFWPNWLRLGPWNIIFFLTYEQLKKLDL; from the exons ATGTCAGCCCTCAACTGGAAGCCCTTTGTGTATGGAGGGCTGGCCTCCATCACAGCGGAATGCG GCACATTTCCAATTGATTTAACTAAGACACGGCTCCAGATTCAAGGCCAGACAAATGATGCCAACTTCCGAGAAATCCGGTACCGAGGGATGTTGCACGCACTGATGAGGATAGGTCAGGAAGAAGGGCTGAGGGCGCTGTATTCAGG GATCGCCCCTGCCATGTTGCGCCAGGCTTCCTATGGAACCATCAAGATTGGCACTTACCAGAGCTTGAAGCGATTAGCTGTGGAACGCCCGGAAG ACGAAACCCTGCTGATCAATGTTGTGTGTGGAATTCTGTCTGGAGTCATATCCTCAGCTATTGCTAATCCAACTGATGTTTTGAAA ATCCGAATGCAAGCACAGAACAGCGCTGTTCAAGGCGGAATGATAGGCAACTTCATTAACATATACCAGCAGGAAGGGACCAGAGGACTGTGGAAG GGCGTGTCCCTCACGGCTCAGCGGGCTGCCATTGTTGTCGGTGTGGAGCTACCAGTCTATGATATCACCAAGAAGCACCTGATACTCTCGGGCCTGATGGGAGACACTGTCTTTACACATTTTCT CTCAAGCTTCACCTGCGGTCTGGTGGGGGCTTTGGCCTCAAACCCTGTCGACGTTGTGAGAACCCGTATGATGAATCAGAGAGTCCTTCGAGATGGCGGGTGCTCTGGCTACAAGGGTACCTTGGATTGCCTATTGCAG acATGGAAGAATGAAGGTTTTTTTGCTCTATATAAAGGTTTTTGGCCAAATTGGTTGCGCCTTGGTCCTTGGAATATCATT TTCTTTTTGACATATGAGCAGCTGAAGAAACTGGACTTGTGA
- the Slc25a30 gene encoding kidney mitochondrial carrier protein 1 isoform X2 — protein sequence MLRQASYGTIKIGTYQSLKRLAVERPEDETLLINVVCGILSGVISSAIANPTDVLKIRMQAQNSAVQGGMIGNFINIYQQEGTRGLWKGVSLTAQRAAIVVGVELPVYDITKKHLILSGLMGDTVFTHFLSSFTCGLVGALASNPVDVVRTRMMNQRVLRDGGCSGYKGTLDCLLQTWKNEGFFALYKGFWPNWLRLGPWNIIFFLTYEQLKKLDL from the exons ATGTTGCGCCAGGCTTCCTATGGAACCATCAAGATTGGCACTTACCAGAGCTTGAAGCGATTAGCTGTGGAACGCCCGGAAG ACGAAACCCTGCTGATCAATGTTGTGTGTGGAATTCTGTCTGGAGTCATATCCTCAGCTATTGCTAATCCAACTGATGTTTTGAAA ATCCGAATGCAAGCACAGAACAGCGCTGTTCAAGGCGGAATGATAGGCAACTTCATTAACATATACCAGCAGGAAGGGACCAGAGGACTGTGGAAG GGCGTGTCCCTCACGGCTCAGCGGGCTGCCATTGTTGTCGGTGTGGAGCTACCAGTCTATGATATCACCAAGAAGCACCTGATACTCTCGGGCCTGATGGGAGACACTGTCTTTACACATTTTCT CTCAAGCTTCACCTGCGGTCTGGTGGGGGCTTTGGCCTCAAACCCTGTCGACGTTGTGAGAACCCGTATGATGAATCAGAGAGTCCTTCGAGATGGCGGGTGCTCTGGCTACAAGGGTACCTTGGATTGCCTATTGCAG acATGGAAGAATGAAGGTTTTTTTGCTCTATATAAAGGTTTTTGGCCAAATTGGTTGCGCCTTGGTCCTTGGAATATCATT TTCTTTTTGACATATGAGCAGCTGAAGAAACTGGACTTGTGA